A stretch of DNA from Nitrososphaerota archaeon:
GCAGCATTAACAATCATCATAGTCGGGTTCGTACTTATCCCCGTCGCGCAAATACTACTGATAATAGCGTTTTTCTCAATTGTCGATGTGCCGCCGCAGTCACAATATCCTCCGCCACCACCATCCACATCGCCTCCACCTCCTCCTCCGCCTCCACCTCCTCCTGCTTGACCCGGCTCTGAATGTGTCATGTAAAACAGTAACCAGTGCCCCAGATTCTACAGTCTGATTTATCTGAAAGCACGGTATTAGTCAAAGTTAGGTGAGGCGTTCGGAACCAGCTAAACAGTCAGAACCCAAGGAAAAAGCGGCTAAGATATTATCTGATGTTCCTCCAAACAAAGGCTTCTACTTTCACTTAGGTGTAAACAACTACACCGGTCATCACGCTCAGAATCTAGCGCAGTTCAGCCAGCTCCTAGGGACTGTAGATCCGAGAGCAGTTGAATTCCATCTCGCAAGAAAAGATTTCGAAAACTGGGTGAGATCCTTAGGTGACAACGCGTTATCACTACAGCTAGCTAAGCTCAGAAGAAAGAAGGGGCTTTCAGGCGAACAGTTAAGATCTGAAACCCACCGCATCGTCGAAAAGCGGCTACATGCACTGGAAAAAGAAGCTGCACAATAACCCCGCAACAACAATAATATCAACAATTAACACCACTACGGAAACTCAACGCTATCGGATCCGGTTAGATCGGAATCCTAGTTTCTCCTTCACGAAGGTTAAATTGATTCTGCGGTTAGGGTTCGTCTCTCTTTCAAAGATTAGGAGTTTGCCGATTGTGCTTCCCGAGCCGCTGGTCATAATCTAAGTTCCAGATGGAAGGATCTGTTTCAAACGCTCCGGAGCCTCCTGTCGAGAATCAACTAGCTCGGCATCGATTCCACGGCCTCCAAGAGTTCCGATCGTTTTCTCTACCGTTTCACCGGTAGCAAGCCTATCCCAAACCATGCGATGCTTGATTCCACGGCAGTCTAAAAAAGATTAATCTTTCAGGTTCTTTTCGCTAAGATGATTAAGACTCAATTTAGGTAAGTCGTTAAGGATTTCAAATACAAAGACCTTATATTCCGAATGAAAACAACTAGAGCCTAACGTGTCCTCGCGAAGATATACGCTGAATTCAAAGGCTAGGTGGTGCTCTGCGGGGCTTTGCCTACTACTGCTTCTACCAGCCATAATTCTAACATCAGGCCTGTCAAGTGTTCCTCCTGCAGCAGCTCAGGGTGTTTCTCAGACGCAGAATTCAGATTACGTTTTGGCCACAAGATTCGCACCTGTCCTGCGCTTCACCAGCGGCGAAAAGTTTTACCCCACCTCTGTTGACTATATCATTTCGAACTCAATCGTTAAGCAGCGAAACCGAGGACAGCTACTACCAACCATAATAGATCCGGCACCCACCCCCTCGACCCTAGGGAAATACACGACCACCGAACTGTTCTTGGATAACAAGCTGGGCAGCTTTGAAAAGATAGCGGCCGATTACGCAGCTAAGGCGAAGAGCATAGGATACTACGCGTACGTTCACACCTTGAAAAGTAGCTCATCAACCGTGATTCAGTACTGGCTCTTCTACGCCTACAACAACGGTCCTATGAATGATCATCAAGGAGACATCGAAGTGATCGAGGTCTTCCTAGACAGCTCCGGAAATCCTTTGCAGGTTCTGCTCTCGCAGCACGGCTCCGGTGAGAACGCCGTCTGGAGTAACGTTGACAAGATCGATACACATCCAGAGGTTTACGTGGCGCAGGGAAGCCACGCCAACTACTTCAGACCCTACCAAGGAAAGGTCGGTCTCGAAAACGATGTTGTGGGGAACGACGGAATTACAATTATGCCCAGCGATCTTAAACTAGTTATTCTCGGAGAAAAAGGCAACCACCCCACTGATCAGAGTTGGCTTGATTTTCCGGGCCGCTGGGGATACTGGGGAACAGATGACGAAGTTGCACGGGGTTTAGCAGGCCCTTTGGGCGTAGTTTTCAATCAGGACGGAATTCGATGGGCAAGTCCTGTTAATTATCTTCGAAATACCTTAACTGTTGACAGCAACTACTTTATTTTAGCTTGGGTGGCCGCTAATGTTCTCCTCATCTTCGCAGCCTATACTGTAGTAAGGGGTGCTTGGAAGATAGTTGGGATCGTTAGGATGCGAAGGAACGGTGGTCTCATGGTCGGTAAGTTCCTCAAGAGCCGCGGCGGTGTCGGGCTTATACTGGGAATTGCGGCTATTGCAATTACATTGGTTGCGCTATCAACTCCTTGGTACAGCATCACCGCTTCTTCAGTGACGGGGCCTTTAGCTGGTGAGCGGCCTGTTGAACTGATGAATATTGACGGGGTGAATGGGCTGCAGGTTAACATGTTTCTAGGCAGCGACAGCGAATCATCATCTGGATACAGGAGTTTATTCTCCACCCAAATTCCCTTCGCCACAGTGATAGGCGCAGGAATCGTTATGTTAGCGCTTGACGTCATAGGGGTCAAAAGCGGCAAAAAAATGGGAAGAAAATTCATGGTAGGGGCAGTAACATCGCTTATTCCGTTCGTACTCATCTACGTCTTCATCTCTTCGCTGCCCTCGATCACACCCCTTGCGTCTCAGCTTAGCGGTGCCCAGAACATCCCAATTGAAGCTGTACAGACAATTCAGGACGTCTCGTCCAGCCCCATTTCAGGCACGGCTCAACAAATTTTTCCAACCGTAGGTGTAACTACTCTCAGATGGGGTTTCGGTCTAGGAGCCTACCTGTTCATCATAGCGGCTGTCCTAAGAATAATTGCGGGGTTCATGATGCGAAGCTCACCAGAACTCCAACAAGAAACTCCTGCTCCATCAACCGCCAGCCCAGTTCAGCCAACTCCGACCCAGCCGGCGCCGAAGCAACAAACCGCACCGACTACAGAAGCTGATGAAGAAGCCACGGCGGGAAGATACTGCTACAATTGCGGCAACAGGCTAAGATCTTCCGCCAAATTCTGCCCAAAGTGCGGCGCAGATCAAATCTAAAGTATCATTCTAATCCGCAAGCAAGGCGCAGTAACATAAACCGGAAGCCGCTGAGCCTCTAGTTTGAATTCAAACATTAGGCTCCGCTGCATACGGGAATTAAATTCACAAGTTGGATAAGATAAGATAGATTTATTTGATTGAAAAGTGCGCTTCTGGCGTCTCACTTGGGTGATTGGATCAGATGATAGTTGCAAACAGCATCATTGAGCTGATTGGGAATACTCCGATGGTCAAGTTGAACAAACTCGTAGGATCCGACGATGCTACACTGTACGCGAAGCTTGAGTGGTACAACATAGGCGGCTCAATTAAAGATAGGATGGCAAAATATCTCATAGAGTACGCTGAATCTGCTGGTAAGATGGACAAGGATAGAACGATTCTGGAAGCAACCTCAGGTAACACAGGTATAGCTCTAGCGATGATTGCTGCGTCAAAAGGCCATAAGATAGCGTTGGTCATGCCTGAATCAGTCAGCATAGAGCGTAGGAAAATCATCAAAGCCTATGGTGCGGAGCTAATTCTTTCTCCAGCCGCTCAGGGAACCGGGGGTGCTGTCGAGCTGAAGATGAAGATGCTTGAAGAGAACCCGGACAAATACATCGATGTGGATCAGTTCAAAGATCCGGCCAATATTCTGGCGCATTACCAGACAACCGGTAAGGAAATTCTTGATCAAACATGCGGAAAAGTTGACATGATAGTTGTCGGCGTCGGAACAGCCGGAACAGGTGTAGGTGTGAGCATGCGGGTGAAACAGTACAACAAGAACATCCAGGTTGTCGGCGTTTTACCGAAGCTAGGCGTCAGCATCCAGGGACTGCGGAACCCTGGTGAACTGAATCCGACTCAGCTGTTCAGAAAAGACAGTTTCGACGAGATCGTTGAGATCTCAAAGGAGGAGATGCCGACGATACTTGACGCTGCTAGGAGAGTAGCGAAAGAGGAGGGGTTGTTCGTGGGAATGAGCGCCGGAGCAATATTGCATGTTGCTCTGCAAAAAGCCAAGGATCTAGGTGCAGGAAAAGTGGTTGTGGCTGTGCTGCCGGATAACGGCGACAAATACCTCAGCACTCCACTCTTCGACCTATAAGCAAGCGACAGTCAACGGCTTGCAAAAATAATGCTTCATCCGCTTAGATTATCTCAGCTTCTAACTACCAGTTTTCCGAACATGTCGTAATGTCCTGTTCCGCAGACAACTGAGCAGCCGAAGTAGAACTCTCCAGCCTTATCTGCGAGAAACACTATAGTTGTTACTCTTCCTGCAGGGAGGCTTGTCTCAATATTGTAATCGGGGATAGAGAACCCATGTTCCTTGTAATTTGGATCTTTTTCTGTGCTGCTTGAAATTCTCAACATCACTATGTCTCCTCGATTCACCTCGATTATGTTTGGTTTGAAGGCCCATTGAGTAGCGTTAACGTCAATCACCTTTACATCGCTCTTCATCGCCGAGACGATTGATGCGGAGGTCTCTTTCGTTAAATTTCCTATCTTAGACAGATTCTCATATTTTGAGAGCAGCTCAGAATACTGCGTCCTGATCGTGTGAGTCTCGTTCGCAAGCTCAGCATTTCTTACTTCAAACCTGTAAACCTCGGGCTGAATCCAACTATACTCTAAAGCGGCGCCCACTGCTAAACCTAGGGTCAGTCCTACTAGAAGATAAAATGAAATTCGCATGTGTTCTTAAGACTAGAAAGAAGAACTTAGATTATAAAAGGATGATACATGCTGGGAGGAGAGCTGAAAACTTGGTCGGTTTGCATCGCTAAGGTGACTGCAGGTAATCTCGTGTTATCCGCTGATCTGGGTGATTGCCATTTCCGCATGCATGATAAGCATATCAGCCGCTGTTGGAGTTATATGATGTCCTTTCTGGGCTTCTAGCTCGTTTATTAGTGCGTTAAGTTTGTTTATTGCTGCGCCGTTGTTACCTTGTTGAAAAAGGGTGACAGCATTATCCGCCTTGGTTTGTAGGCTCTTGTAGATACCTTGATTGTTTATGTCCCCCATTTCATAGTGGTGAGTGATGCAGGTCGGCAGGCTGCCGAGGGGGTTGTCCGTTGGACAGATCATTTGCGCATGGGCTGGTGCGAGAAGGATCGTAGGGCTTAGTGCAATCAGTAGGAGCGCAAGATACGTAGAGGATTTGCCTGTCATTATGTGATCAAGTATTATGATCCGCATGCGAGAGATAAAGCTGCTGTTTGCGCTTTAGCAGGTTGTTCTGAAACGATGATATTTAAGTGCGGCTGATTTCTCAAATAACTCGATCTAAACCTAGTGATGAATTAGTTGAGGCTTATAGCTTATACTGGTAAAGGTGGGGTAGGCAAGTCAGTTATCTCGTCGGTGACTGGGCTTAGGTCAGCTCAGCTCGGATACAAGACTTTGGTGATGTCTTCAGATCCTTCTCACACTCTCTCAGATGTCTTCGAGGTGTCTGTGAGCGGTGATGAGACTAAGGTGAATGAGAACCTCTGGGTTGTACACATCGATCCTGTTGAGGAGGGAATGAAGCATTACTCTACCCTGATGGATTACGTGGTGGAGCTTTTCAAAGCTCGAGATGTGGACGAGACGATCGCGTATGAGTTAGCTAATTTTCCAGGTTCAACAGGCGCTGCCGCCCTGCTCAAAGCCTTCGAGTATCAGTCTAAAGATACATTTCAAGTCATCGTTATGGACATGGTTCCCTCCGGTGAAGCGCTTAGGCTGCTCTATATGCCGTTTCTGATCAGCCGCTTCAGCCGGCGAATTATGCGGCTTATCTCACCTGCCGCTAAGCTTGGGAAGATGGTTGAGCCGATGACCGGGATACCTGCGCCTACAAGCGAGATAATCGATAAGCAGGTTGAGCTGCTTGAAATGATGGACAAGGTCAGAGGGATGCTGACCAACTTTGAGACCACGAGTCTTCGGCTGGTGATGAACCCGGATAACTTCAGCATAGCGAATGCGAAGCGAACCTATATGCAGTCCTCTCTATACGGCGTAAACACCGATCTCGCGATCATTAATAAGCTGATGCCGCAGGAGGTTCAAGACCCATACTTCAAGAAGTGGAAGGAGATTCAGAGAAGCTACACGAGCCAAGTTAAGGCTGATTTGGCTCCGCTTCCAGTCAAGACTGTTCCTCTCTACGCTGAGGAGCTTCAAGGTATGGAGGGGTTGAAGCGGGCTGCCAAGGATCTCTTCGGAGACGAAGATCCGACTAAAGTGTATCATCAAGGTCAGCCGTTGAAGCTGGTTCAGAAGGAGAATGGTTTAGAGATGATTGTGTCAGCTAAGCTCGCGAAGAAGGAGGGCTTGCAGGTGGAGCGGATCGGTGACGAACTGATTATTCACTTGAAGACGGACAGCGGAAACGTCAAGATTTTGACTCCGTTACCCGCGATCACATTCAAATACAGCCTTAAAGGAGCGAAGCTTATTAACGGAAACCTCCATGTGTTTTTTGGTGAGTAGTAGAAGAATGGAGAAGCAGCACAGAGCTAAAGAAATGCCGCAGCCCTTTATCCCAGTACCGATACCTATGCTGGTTCCGATAACCCCCGGTGAATTCAAAGAAATCGTGAAACGTGTCTGGCCAGCAGAGTATGAAGAATCGCTTACTCATCTTCAGAACGCGCGGATCGAAGTGTTGAAAGCAGTGGATGCGATGATTAAGCAGCGCATCGAAGCACTGGAAAAACACAAGCTCGAAACTGAGAAACGTAAAGAAAAAGTTCAGGTAGAATAGTAACCGGCGGCAGCAACCAGATCATCACTAGGTTGCGTATTCATCTACTTACTATCCTGTTAAGTTGGATTTGATGGTGATTTCCGGTTTTTACGTTGGCTAGATCTCTACGCTCCTTACTTGCTGAGGAATCGCCAAGATAGGATTATTCCTACTGTTGCGAAGATGGCTGCGAAGCCGCCTAGGAATGCGTAGTCCAGCATTAGGCGGGACATGTCGGGATGGTATAGTAGGAGTTGGCGTGCCGCATCGGTTCCGTAGCTTATCGGGTTGATGGATGCGACTGCTTTGAGCCAGTCTGGCATTGAGTTGATCGGGAATAGTGCATTGCTTGCGAAGAGTAGCGGCAGGTTTAGGAGGTTCATTACCGCCATTTGGCTTTCCCAGCTTGTGGATCTTAGCGCTATGCTGAGGAAGATGGCTGAGAGTCCTAGGGATAGTAGGAACAGGGCTGCGAAGACTCCGAGCGCATTGATTATTGTGACTTCTGGACCGAGGTTTAACCCTAGTAGCAGCGCTACGCCTAGGATGATTGCGGCTTGAACTAGGGAGCGGATTATGCTGCTGAAAACCTTTGACATGATGATTGATCCTCGTGCGACGGGTGTAGTGAGCACCTTGTTGAGGAAGCCTAAGCGTCTATCCCACACTATTGACATACCGCTGGTCATTGATGTGAAGAGAACGATGAATGAGAGCATCCCGACAGCCATGAAGGAGAAGTAATCTGATGTTCCGAAGGTCTTCTCCATGATCTGGCTACCTATGTTAGGTAAGACTCGGCTTAGCTGTTGACTGATCTCTGGGGGAAAATTGCCTGTGATTGCGCTAGGGTTCGAGAATAAGGCTCCTATGTTCATCGCGCGGCCGAACAGAGCCATCCAGAGAATCGGCTGAATAATCGACATGAGTAGGAGAACCGGTACCTTGTACCATTTCTTCAGCTCCCTGTTAGTAAGCGCCCAGAGGCCGTGAAACGTGCTGCGAGAGGCTGCTTCTTCTTTCTTCACTACGCTCTCGCCCTCCTCATCGTGATACGTTGCTTCCAGACCCCTGTGCCACCCTCCTCCTGCCGCATCGACTTGCCTGTGTATTCCAAGTAGGCGTCGTCAAGCGAGGGTTTCGTCAGAGATACTCTAGTGACCTTTCCACCAAGCCGCTTAGCAGTATCGATTACACTGGGGATTACCTCCTCCCCTTCTCTCGCTTTAATCCGGTACTTCTTTCCCTCTTCAAGCCGGACGTCTATGATTTCAGGCATCCGTCTCAGCTCTTCAGTTAGGTTTGATCCTCCGCTGACTTCAAGCTCAATCACATCTCCTCCGAGGCTGTTCTTCAGATCCTTCGGGGTTCCGATCCTGACGATTTTACCTAAATCGATGATTGCGATGCGGTCGCAGAGACTATCTGCCTCCTCAAGATAGTGAGTGGTCAGAAAAAGCGACATCCCATACTCCTTCTTCAAGGTTCGAATATAATCCCAAGTCGCCTGCCTAGTTTGAATGTCTAGACCTAAGGTAGGCTCGTCGAGGAAGAGGAGCTTCGGATGGTTCACGAGGCCACAGGCTAACTCCAGCCTTCTCCTCATTCCACCGGAGTAAGTCTTAACCTTCCTATCCTTAGCCTCTTCTAGCTTCACCAGCGCAAAAAGTTCCTTCGCCCGCTCCTTCGCAACACTCCGGTTGATTCCATAGAGATCCGCGCAGAGGATAAGGTTCTCGTAACCGGTCAGATCTTCATCAGCGGTGTATTCTTGGGGAACTACACCTATCGATCTGCGAACCTCAGCTGAGTTCTTCACGATGTCGTGGCCGCCGACGGTGGCTCGGCCTTCAGTGGGCTTCAGCATCGTGGTCAACATGTTGATTGTAGTAGTCTTACCTGCGCCGTTGGGCCCGAGGAAGCCGAAGATTTCGCCTTCCTCAACTGAGAAGGTTACTTGATTTACTGCAGTTAGATTATCAAACCTTTTAGTCAGGCCCTCTGTTTCAATTATATTTGTCATTAGATGGACTCGCCTCCGTTCTGTTTGGTATCGTTACTCGTTTCCAGCGACTCGATTTTCTTGTCGATCCAGAGAATCTCTCGTTGAAGATTCAGTTGAAGCTCCCTAAGGAATGAGGCTTTCTCAGCTTTACTCATCTTTTCCGTATCCATGATTTGCTTCCATACTTGAAAATGCATCTTCGTTGACTGAACCATCATTTCGCCAAGTGCTTTAGGATCAGCGATATCAAGCATAAGGGGTCGCAGCGCCTGCCATTTACTGGCGGCCTTCTCAAACATCGATTTTACGTCACTTACCTTTTTAACGCCTTTGTCGGTGATGCCGTAGATCTTCTGGCCTCTACTAGGAATCTCGCCAACCATCCTGATGTATCCTAGCTCCTTGAGTTGGTCAAGAATAGGGTAAATCGATCCGGCTCCGGGTCTCCAAGCTCCCCCGGTCTTCTCCTCAATTTCCTTGAGGAGATCGTACCCAGTCGCCTCATTCTCGCTGAGGCGTTTGAGGGTATAGTACTTCAAAAGCCCTCTTGGCCCGCTTTGCGGTTCAAGCCATTTGCCGTGTTTTCCAGATGGCTTAGCTTTGTGTTCCATCTGTGTGATTCAGGTTACACGGATGATATATAGGTTCCGATATAGTTTTCACCATATCGTTTTTAAAAAGCTGGTCTCGGCGGTTCAAGGGTTTGACTTAATTTGACAGGGACACCTAGTTTCAACAATCTAAATCGCGTAATTCAACGGCTTTACATACCAATAATCATAGTTTGGCTAGTAGTAGTTCTTCTGTCTGCCGTGATGTTGCCGCTTTTCCTAGGATCTGTTTCCTACAATATCTCAGAGTCGAAGTCTCTGTCACCAGCTAACTCCAAAGCCAGCCAAGCTCAACGTATTCTAGACGCGCAGTTCCCTACAAGGACGAATCAGACTGCAGATCATGTCATTCTCGTTATTCAGAGCAAAGGCGGTGACGTTTACTCTGCTAATCTTCGAGGAAGCATACTGGCTCTGAACAAGACACTTAACACCGACGCCTCAGTGGAAAACTTCACCGGCGTAACAAGCATCTACTCCACCGCGCGCGGAGTGCTCCTCTCCTCACTGCCAAGTCTAGCTAACCAGACGAGAAACCTTGATGACACTGTAAAGATGATTAACAGCAAATTATACGAGACACAGGCTAACCTGACCTCAACTCACTCAGCGTTGTTCCAGCTGGAAAAAGGGGTCAACCAAACCGCCCAACTAGTCTACGGTATTCCAATGATGTACACCTCCATCTGGGTGAAAATAGCTTCTCAGGGTGTCACAAACCCTTACGTTGTGAATCAGCAGGCCAACCTAACCGTTCTTCAGATGACGAACTCGTTCGGCGGCAACCAGCTCTCACTGGGCTACTACTCAACCTTCGCCAAGATGTGGAACGCCAGCTTCAGGAATCCTGCTATTACGAACCCTCTTGAACGTGCACAGTACGCGTCCAACCTAACTGCCCTGTCATTTGCTCAGAGCGCCCCAATCGATAGTCAAACTAAGGGGCTCATCATCTCGGTTGCAAGAGGCTTGAATGTCACTACTTGGAACCGCGGTGAAGCAATCAGGGATTTAACGCTCAGCACCATCGAGGCGCAGATGCCTAAAAGCGGAACCTCAGCCAATCAGGCATCCTCTAGAAGCCTTCTGCTTGGGCTTTACAATCTTTCACCGAACCCAAGCAAACAGGCTATTGCAAACATGACGATAAGCCTCTTCACGAAGCAGCTGACCGAACAGTACCCGACGCTTCTCTCCGCAATATCCGGCGGTGGTCTCGGTGTCTCTACAAACGATTTCATCGTCTCCATCTACAATTTGGGTGAGAAACCCAGTAGTGAAGCGTCTTTGAAGCTGGCTTCAAGCCTTACTGCCAACGCGACCAGTAACTCCCTATCAGGGTCGCCGCTTCTCACAATCAGCAAGTCTTCGCTACTCTCAACCCTGCAGAGCCTTAATGGTGGAAACAACACCGAAGATGTTGTCGAAAGCATCGTCGCAAACCATTCCTTCGGCGACTACCCGTTGGTTCCTTCAGACAAGGTTACGAAGAACTTTGTTAGCCGAGACAATAAAACAATGATTGTGATACTAAGCTTCAAGGAGGTGCCGAGCAACTCAACTCTCAACGCCATAAGAAGCAGCATCGAACAGTCAAACCTGAGCAAAAGCGCTGAAACCTACGTAACAGGCGGCAGCGTCTTCTCAAAAGACATGTCTCAAGTCTTCGAATCAGCTCATATGATGACTGTCTTAGCCGGAGTCGGAATCTCAATTATCATAGCAGCAATACTGTTCCGCTCACCTATCGCAGCGATACTGCCCTTAATGATAGCCGGCGGCTCAATTATAACCTCTTACGCTGCAATCTATCTGATAATCGTTGTAATAGCTCATGAGACCATCTCATTCCTCACTCCGATCCTAGTTACGTTACTTATGCTCGGCCTCGGAGTTGACTACTCCGTGATTCTGCTTAGGCGGACAAGAGCCGAGAGAGAAGAAGGTAAAACCAAGAGCGAGAGCATAGCCCTATCGACCACTTGGGGCGGCCAAGCAGTTATCACAGCAGGCTTAGCCGTAATTATCTCTTACATAGTGATGGCAGTAGCTCGGGTTCCTCTGTTCAGCGATATTGGGAGCGCCATAGCCATAGGTGTCTCGGTATTGCTCGTCACAGCCGTCACACTTGTTCCTGCAGTGGAGATGCTTTTGGGTGACCGGCTTTTCTGGCCCGGGCTAAAGATTGATCACGGCGGCAAACGGAAGCGTCGTAGTCTTTTGTTGAAGACCTCCGAGTTTACTCTTAGACGAAAGCTACCGATAGCCATCGGTATCGGTGTAATAGCGCTAGGTGCGCTCTATGTGGCGCAGACCACTCCCACAGGAATGGACTTTTCAAGGCTGCTCCCGAACTTCCCCAGCAACCAAGGAATAACGATGATTTCGAAGAACATGGACAGCGGCGCCATCTCCCCCACAAACGTGATAGTCACGCTGCCTACACCGATCATCTACGGACAGAACGAGTTTAACAAGACGCTGATGGATACGGTCGAGCGGATAAGCGTAGCGATTCGCAGCGCACACGGTGTCTCCAGCGTCTCAAGCACAGCTTGGCCGTTCGGCGAACCCTTCAACTACACCTCGCTCTCCACTTTATCTGAGTCAGTCCAGTCCCAATATTTGAAGCAGATTATGCAGACTGTCGGTAAGGATAACAAGACTGTGTTGATCACTGTCGGTTTCTCAACGGGTCCTTTTGAGAGCCAGTCAGCCTCATCTCTTCTCAACGCGCAGTCTGCGGTAGACGAGTTGAACCTGCCGCAGAACGTTAAGGTGTATCACGGCGGAACAGTTCAGTCCCTCTACGACAGCCAAGTCTTCCTAGGGGATGTTTTCCCGCAGGTGATTGTAATGCTCGTAATCGCGGTGTATGTTCTGCTGTTCGTCCAGCTTAGATCAGCCTTTACACCTCTGCGTCTCATCTACACTATACTGGTAAGCGTCACTGTAGCGTTAGCCGTGACCTACCTGCTGTTCTACCAACTGTTCACCCTCCCTATACTGAACTTCGTGCCACTGTTCGTAGTGGTGACAATGCTGGGCGTAGGCATAGACTACGACATCTTCCTCGTCACAAGAAT
This window harbors:
- a CDS encoding MMPL family transporter, which codes for MTGTPSFNNLNRVIQRLYIPIIIVWLVVVLLSAVMLPLFLGSVSYNISESKSLSPANSKASQAQRILDAQFPTRTNQTADHVILVIQSKGGDVYSANLRGSILALNKTLNTDASVENFTGVTSIYSTARGVLLSSLPSLANQTRNLDDTVKMINSKLYETQANLTSTHSALFQLEKGVNQTAQLVYGIPMMYTSIWVKIASQGVTNPYVVNQQANLTVLQMTNSFGGNQLSLGYYSTFAKMWNASFRNPAITNPLERAQYASNLTALSFAQSAPIDSQTKGLIISVARGLNVTTWNRGEAIRDLTLSTIEAQMPKSGTSANQASSRSLLLGLYNLSPNPSKQAIANMTISLFTKQLTEQYPTLLSAISGGGLGVSTNDFIVSIYNLGEKPSSEASLKLASSLTANATSNSLSGSPLLTISKSSLLSTLQSLNGGNNTEDVVESIVANHSFGDYPLVPSDKVTKNFVSRDNKTMIVILSFKEVPSNSTLNAIRSSIEQSNLSKSAETYVTGGSVFSKDMSQVFESAHMMTVLAGVGISIIIAAILFRSPIAAILPLMIAGGSIITSYAAIYLIIVVIAHETISFLTPILVTLLMLGLGVDYSVILLRRTRAEREEGKTKSESIALSTTWGGQAVITAGLAVIISYIVMAVARVPLFSDIGSAIAIGVSVLLVTAVTLVPAVEMLLGDRLFWPGLKIDHGGKRKRRSLLLKTSEFTLRRKLPIAIGIGVIALGALYVAQTTPTGMDFSRLLPNFPSNQGITMISKNMDSGAISPTNVIVTLPTPIIYGQNEFNKTLMDTVERISVAIRSAHGVSSVSSTAWPFGEPFNYTSLSTLSESVQSQYLKQIMQTVGKDNKTVLITVGFSTGPFESQSASSLLNAQSAVDELNLPQNVKVYHGGTVQSLYDSQVFLGDVFPQVIVMLVIAVYVLLFVQLRSAFTPLRLIYTILVSVTVALAVTYLLFYQLFTLPILNFVPLFVVVTMLGVGIDYDIFLVTRIREEVLGGKSDSEAIKSAVVKVGVTVLGLGLILASVFLSLLFTGIPILQEVGLAVSTAVLFDTFVVILFAVPALMGLAQRLNWWPTKPKRSNQPAEQ